Proteins found in one Corynebacterium freneyi genomic segment:
- a CDS encoding ATP-dependent helicase, giving the protein MNAGRKIIDPVTLSRMIGQPHQPTPAQAEVIGAPPEPLLVVAGAGAGKTETMAARVVWLVANGFVRPEEVLGLTFTRKAARELGQRIRERLASLAASRAFDAVASPQVREALQVITPEVSTYDAYAGSLVREYGLLLPAEPGAEVLDGATQWQMAWELVRDRGSIATDLGVADLVGKLMTLSEEIDSNLASVDEVREQTEAFIANVMQTPKAPRQRKDLHSKLEGPLRAQRDRLAMLPLVGELRRRHEDAGAVTFGRQMAMAARLADGIGEVGESERARFRVVMLDEYQDTSHAQRVLLRALFAGTAVTAVGDPMQAIYEWRGATAANLTRFVTDFPRPDGRPAEKKQLLTSWRNPSAVLELANDVSSRAFGDGPRTVEELAPRAGAERGTVRLALHSTADDELAWVAEHMAEEFRAAREEGRSITAAVLVRKNKHSAAILDSLTAAGVPAEIVGLAGLLTLPEILDVIACLRVLADPADDRAMLRILTWPRAPLGASDIKALGRRARQLARYAGETEVEAEVDGPLSALDADLAEIAAQRVTPPTGLGHAVADPALDDDGDAAPGYSEEGRRRIADLSAKLRNLRRFSLRKPLPELIADVEEAFGIRVEAAVSEVGTVHLDRFTEVAADFSRRLGGELPAFLGYLDRAAVHDKGLEPGKTRMRGDRVEIMTVHKAKGLEWNVVAVPHVCASVYDEVQVDTWLTKAQLLPSDVVGEDEAGHGESGDGAPVLDTSGAENQSELAAALEEHKAQYRTAKIAEADRLFYVAVTRAEDVLLVSGSQRMTPGRKKPDGPSEHLTALRALRPDAVETWVDEVSAEPLPIPDAEGVRWPAAPDPARREVLERAAGLVRSFADPDSPDALSAPDSSRPVPGDLSQVWEDEVSMLLEERRRARTEAVSVPMPVQLSTSEYQALRADPEAFARRRARPVPYKPNRFARRGTAFHAWLENRFGTSALLDDDDLFAVVDEDGEMVDADVEKLKAKFSASQWADRTPEFVEEPFDIGVGGRRIVGRIDAVFRIDGTWMVVDWKTGRRPVGEKARQAALQLAVYRIAWADRRRAAGEDIDPGDVRAAFHYIVDDVTVEPAGKDLPDRLELDEAMRELVADTTTRKGG; this is encoded by the coding sequence ATGAACGCCGGCCGGAAGATCATCGACCCGGTGACGCTGTCGCGCATGATCGGGCAGCCGCACCAGCCGACCCCGGCGCAGGCCGAGGTGATCGGCGCGCCGCCGGAGCCGCTTCTGGTGGTGGCGGGCGCGGGCGCCGGCAAGACGGAGACGATGGCCGCCCGCGTCGTGTGGCTGGTGGCCAACGGGTTCGTGCGGCCGGAGGAGGTCCTGGGCCTGACGTTCACGCGCAAGGCGGCGCGCGAGTTGGGTCAGCGCATCCGCGAACGGTTGGCGTCGTTGGCGGCCAGTCGAGCCTTCGACGCCGTCGCCTCCCCGCAGGTCCGCGAGGCGCTGCAGGTGATCACCCCGGAGGTGTCCACCTACGACGCCTACGCGGGTTCGCTGGTGCGCGAATACGGGCTGTTGCTGCCCGCCGAACCGGGGGCGGAGGTCCTCGACGGCGCCACGCAGTGGCAGATGGCCTGGGAGCTCGTCCGAGATCGGGGATCCATTGCGACGGATCTCGGGGTGGCCGACCTCGTCGGCAAGCTCATGACGCTGTCGGAGGAAATCGACTCGAACCTCGCCTCCGTCGACGAGGTGCGGGAACAGACCGAAGCGTTCATCGCGAACGTCATGCAGACGCCGAAGGCGCCGCGGCAGCGCAAGGACCTGCACTCCAAGCTGGAGGGCCCGCTGCGCGCCCAGCGGGACCGGCTGGCGATGCTGCCGCTGGTCGGGGAACTGCGGCGGCGGCACGAGGATGCGGGGGCGGTGACGTTCGGCCGGCAGATGGCCATGGCCGCGCGGCTTGCCGACGGCATCGGGGAAGTCGGGGAGTCTGAGCGGGCGCGGTTCCGGGTGGTGATGCTCGACGAATACCAGGACACCTCCCACGCCCAGCGGGTGTTGCTGCGCGCCCTGTTCGCGGGCACGGCGGTCACGGCCGTCGGCGATCCGATGCAGGCGATCTACGAATGGCGGGGCGCCACGGCGGCGAACCTGACGCGGTTCGTCACGGACTTTCCGCGCCCCGACGGGCGCCCGGCGGAGAAGAAGCAGCTGCTGACGTCGTGGCGCAACCCGTCGGCGGTGCTGGAGCTGGCCAACGACGTCTCCTCCCGCGCATTCGGCGACGGCCCCCGCACCGTCGAGGAATTGGCGCCGCGTGCGGGGGCGGAGCGCGGCACGGTGCGGTTGGCGTTGCACTCCACCGCCGACGACGAATTGGCGTGGGTGGCCGAGCACATGGCCGAGGAGTTCCGCGCCGCCCGCGAGGAGGGCCGGTCGATCACCGCGGCGGTTCTGGTGCGCAAGAACAAGCATTCCGCCGCCATCCTCGACTCGCTGACCGCCGCCGGGGTGCCCGCCGAAATCGTGGGGCTGGCGGGGCTGCTGACCCTGCCGGAGATCCTCGACGTCATCGCCTGCCTGCGCGTGTTGGCGGACCCGGCCGACGATCGGGCGATGCTGCGCATCCTCACGTGGCCCCGCGCACCGCTCGGCGCGTCGGACATCAAGGCCCTGGGGCGTCGCGCCCGGCAGCTCGCCCGGTACGCGGGGGAGACGGAAGTCGAGGCGGAGGTCGACGGCCCCCTGTCGGCCCTCGACGCGGACCTGGCGGAGATCGCGGCGCAGCGGGTGACGCCGCCGACCGGTCTCGGCCACGCGGTCGCGGACCCGGCCCTCGACGACGATGGCGACGCCGCGCCGGGCTACTCGGAGGAGGGTCGCCGGCGCATCGCGGATCTGTCGGCGAAGCTCCGCAACCTGCGGCGGTTTTCGCTGCGTAAGCCGTTGCCGGAGCTCATCGCGGATGTGGAGGAGGCGTTCGGCATTCGCGTGGAGGCCGCGGTCAGCGAGGTCGGCACGGTGCACCTGGACCGGTTCACCGAGGTCGCGGCGGATTTCTCCCGGCGGCTCGGCGGCGAGTTGCCGGCGTTTCTGGGATACCTCGATCGCGCGGCGGTCCACGACAAGGGGCTGGAGCCCGGCAAGACCCGGATGCGCGGCGACCGGGTGGAGATCATGACCGTCCACAAGGCCAAGGGCCTGGAGTGGAACGTCGTGGCGGTGCCGCACGTGTGCGCGTCGGTGTACGACGAGGTTCAGGTGGACACGTGGTTGACCAAGGCGCAGCTGTTGCCGTCGGACGTCGTCGGCGAGGACGAGGCCGGGCACGGCGAGTCGGGGGACGGCGCCCCCGTGCTGGACACGTCGGGGGCGGAGAACCAGAGCGAGCTGGCCGCCGCACTCGAGGAGCACAAGGCGCAGTACCGCACGGCGAAGATCGCCGAGGCCGACCGCCTGTTCTACGTCGCCGTCACCCGCGCGGAGGACGTGCTGCTGGTGTCGGGAAGTCAGCGGATGACGCCGGGGCGCAAGAAGCCCGATGGGCCGTCGGAGCATCTGACGGCGCTGCGGGCGCTGCGTCCCGACGCGGTGGAGACGTGGGTCGACGAGGTCTCCGCCGAGCCCCTGCCCATCCCGGATGCCGAAGGGGTGCGCTGGCCCGCGGCGCCCGATCCCGCGCGCCGGGAGGTGCTGGAACGGGCCGCGGGGCTGGTCCGCTCCTTCGCCGATCCGGATTCCCCGGACGCGTTGTCGGCCCCGGATTCTTCCCGCCCGGTGCCGGGCGACCTGTCGCAGGTGTGGGAGGACGAGGTGTCCATGCTTCTGGAGGAGCGCCGCCGCGCCCGCACCGAGGCGGTGTCGGTGCCGATGCCGGTGCAGTTGTCCACCAGCGAGTACCAGGCCCTGCGAGCCGACCCGGAGGCGTTCGCCCGTCGTCGCGCCCGGCCGGTGCCGTACAAGCCGAACCGGTTCGCGCGTCGCGGCACCGCGTTCCACGCCTGGTTGGAGAATCGTTTCGGCACGTCGGCATTGCTTGACGACGACGACCTGTTCGCCGTCGTCGACGAGGACGGCGAAATGGTTGACGCGGACGTCGAAAAGCTCAAGGCGAAGTTCTCCGCGAGCCAGTGGGCGGATCGGACGCCGGAGTTCGTGGAGGAGCCGTTCGACATCGGCGTCGGCGGCCGGCGCATCGTCGGGCGCATCGACGCGGTGTTCCGCATCGACGGTACGTGGATGGTCGTGGACTGGAAGACGGGGCGCAGGCCGGTCGGTGAGAAGGCCCGGCAGGCGGCGCTGCAGCTGGCGGTGTACCGCATCGCCTGGGCGGATCGTCGCCGCGCGGCGGGCGAGGACATCGACCCCGGGGACGTGCGGGCGGCGTTCCATTACATCGTCGACGACGTCACCGTGGAACCGGCGGGGAAGGACCTGCCCGACCGGCTAGAGTTGGACGAGGCGATGCGCGAGCTCGTCGCGGACACGACGACGCGGAAGGGTGGCTGA
- a CDS encoding ATP-dependent helicase: MNQMPAVRLTEPEAPARRTWEGPVAALFPGDDRLAELKAPGAAWQVVGGPGTGKSALLVDLAAAHVAAGWPADSVQVLAPSKEAASRLRDDVARRLPRSSGAGSGGMVRAVHSLAFALVRAAAVRAGKPEPALATGARQDAVIRELLEGHADAGGAYWPERLVPALRLRGMARQLRDLLLRAAERGVGADELERLGREHGVAEWVAAGTFLREYRQVTRLSWHEELNAAELVSAAVAAIDDDPSLVAEAGIRVLLVDDAEHLDPQSAELIRRLLPGVDLAVVTGDHDQSVLRFRGADSAFLDSVADPRRRIVLHSSWRTTPEIAVAANRVSSRLPGTPPERGIRGMRVGGERPAARVVVHDTGMGEQATIADFLRRAHLEDGVAWKDMAVLVRSGAGDSALHRSLARAGVPVRMDPTDVVLGEQRMVAALVLALRAVDEGLSPSEWERLLAGPLGNADPVTLTRLIRGVRRADLAGGRAMDRIVGLLAAEERTPEQGELIAGLPERERDVLAGPLRILDAGRAARAEGVEAAAWALWESSGLADHLMAASLRGGAAGSAADRDLDGVMTFFDFLGDLVEGDPSVTIAGVVREIAAHELPTGARDRRGAEREAVVILSAHAALGREWEAVAVAGVQEDVWPSLGRTGSVVGQGELVDLLDDGIEPGTPVSHAAERLAEERRLFHVAVSRARRRLLVTAVDAPDDEGSPSRFLAELGADVEVKSGADAAAATPESPVAETARDVTRVLSMGSLLAELRAAVLSESAGPVRREQAARQLARLAADGVPGADPSEWWGLADPSTDEPAESSPVRVSPSKAGKVLECPLRALLEQPASSDQMALGTAFHRVVEALEDGVAVEDAVQSFVRALPGIVDEPAWRIESMQREWAAAVQTWADWAAGSRAVGTEIGVRVPLDDDAVIAGRIDRLEEHPEGGYVIVDVKTGATVPSAAEVEKNPQLATYQLALAEGGVDGSGPMESSGGKLVYPRKPVADGPSVRVQSGLTSDQLKQWRATVLDVAAALRGPGSLATPGRHCDHCGVRLACPAKEGSR, translated from the coding sequence ATGAATCAGATGCCCGCCGTGCGCTTGACCGAGCCGGAGGCCCCGGCCCGTCGAACCTGGGAGGGGCCGGTCGCCGCGTTGTTCCCGGGCGACGACCGACTGGCGGAGCTGAAGGCCCCGGGTGCGGCCTGGCAGGTCGTCGGCGGGCCGGGCACGGGGAAGTCCGCGTTGCTGGTGGATCTTGCTGCGGCGCATGTCGCGGCGGGGTGGCCGGCGGATTCGGTGCAGGTGCTCGCACCGTCGAAGGAGGCGGCGTCGAGGTTGCGCGACGACGTGGCCCGGAGGTTGCCGCGCTCGTCGGGCGCCGGGTCGGGCGGCATGGTCCGCGCGGTGCATTCGCTGGCGTTCGCGCTGGTTCGTGCGGCTGCGGTTCGTGCGGGCAAGCCGGAGCCGGCGTTGGCCACGGGTGCCCGGCAGGATGCGGTGATCCGCGAGTTGCTCGAGGGCCACGCGGATGCGGGCGGGGCGTATTGGCCGGAGCGGCTCGTCCCCGCGCTGCGGTTGCGCGGCATGGCCCGGCAGCTGAGGGATCTGCTGCTGCGGGCCGCCGAGCGTGGCGTCGGCGCCGACGAGCTCGAGCGCCTGGGACGCGAACACGGCGTCGCCGAGTGGGTGGCCGCGGGGACGTTCCTCCGGGAATACCGCCAGGTGACGCGGCTGTCGTGGCACGAGGAGCTCAACGCCGCCGAGCTGGTGTCGGCGGCGGTCGCCGCGATCGACGACGATCCGTCGTTGGTGGCGGAGGCGGGCATCCGGGTGCTGCTCGTCGATGACGCGGAGCACCTGGACCCGCAGTCGGCGGAGTTGATCCGCAGGCTGTTGCCGGGCGTCGACCTGGCGGTGGTCACGGGCGATCACGACCAATCGGTGCTGCGTTTCCGCGGCGCGGATTCGGCGTTCCTCGATTCGGTGGCGGATCCGCGGCGGCGCATCGTGCTGCATTCGTCGTGGCGGACGACGCCGGAGATCGCGGTGGCGGCGAACCGGGTGTCGTCGCGGTTGCCGGGCACTCCGCCGGAGCGCGGCATTCGGGGCATGCGCGTCGGCGGGGAGCGTCCGGCCGCCCGCGTCGTCGTCCACGACACGGGGATGGGGGAGCAGGCGACCATCGCGGATTTCCTGCGCCGCGCGCACCTGGAGGACGGCGTGGCGTGGAAGGACATGGCGGTGCTCGTGCGTTCGGGGGCGGGCGATTCCGCGTTGCACCGATCTCTGGCCCGCGCGGGCGTGCCGGTGCGCATGGACCCCACCGACGTCGTGCTCGGCGAGCAACGCATGGTCGCCGCGCTGGTCCTTGCGTTGCGGGCGGTCGACGAAGGGTTGTCGCCGTCGGAGTGGGAGCGCCTGCTCGCCGGACCGTTGGGCAACGCCGACCCGGTGACCCTGACCCGCCTGATCCGGGGCGTGCGCCGCGCGGATCTCGCCGGCGGCCGTGCGATGGACCGCATCGTCGGGTTGCTCGCGGCGGAGGAGCGCACGCCGGAGCAGGGGGAGCTCATCGCGGGGCTGCCGGAGCGCGAGCGCGACGTGCTCGCCGGCCCGCTGCGCATTCTCGATGCCGGCCGCGCCGCTCGAGCCGAGGGCGTGGAGGCGGCCGCCTGGGCTCTGTGGGAGTCGTCGGGTCTGGCCGATCACCTCATGGCGGCGTCGCTGCGCGGTGGCGCGGCGGGATCGGCGGCGGACCGGGACCTCGATGGGGTCATGACGTTCTTCGACTTCCTCGGCGACCTCGTCGAGGGCGATCCGTCGGTGACCATCGCGGGCGTCGTCCGCGAGATCGCCGCCCACGAGTTGCCGACGGGCGCCCGCGATCGCCGGGGCGCGGAACGCGAGGCCGTGGTCATCTTGTCGGCCCACGCGGCGTTGGGCCGCGAGTGGGAGGCGGTGGCCGTCGCCGGGGTGCAGGAAGACGTGTGGCCGTCGCTGGGGCGGACGGGGTCGGTGGTCGGCCAGGGCGAGCTCGTCGATCTCCTCGACGACGGCATCGAGCCGGGCACCCCGGTGTCGCATGCGGCCGAGCGGTTGGCGGAGGAGCGTCGCCTGTTCCACGTGGCGGTGTCCCGCGCCCGGCGTCGGCTGCTGGTCACGGCGGTCGACGCCCCGGACGACGAGGGGTCGCCGAGCCGTTTCCTCGCGGAGTTGGGCGCCGACGTCGAGGTGAAGTCGGGTGCCGACGCGGCCGCGGCAACGCCGGAGTCGCCCGTCGCCGAGACGGCGCGGGACGTCACGCGGGTGCTGTCGATGGGGTCGTTGCTGGCGGAGTTGCGTGCCGCGGTGCTGTCGGAGTCGGCGGGCCCGGTGCGCCGGGAGCAGGCGGCCCGGCAGTTGGCGCGGCTGGCCGCCGACGGCGTGCCCGGCGCCGATCCGTCCGAGTGGTGGGGCCTGGCCGATCCGAGCACCGACGAGCCGGCGGAGTCGTCGCCGGTGCGGGTGAGTCCGTCGAAGGCGGGCAAGGTTCTCGAGTGTCCGTTGCGGGCGCTGCTGGAGCAGCCGGCGTCGTCGGATCAGATGGCGTTGGGCACGGCGTTTCACCGAGTCGTCGAGGCGTTGGAGGATGGCGTCGCCGTCGAGGACGCGGTGCAGTCGTTTGTGCGGGCGTTGCCCGGGATCGTCGACGAACCCGCGTGGCGCATCGAGTCGATGCAGCGTGAGTGGGCTGCGGCGGTTCAGACGTGGGCGGACTGGGCGGCGGGATCGCGTGCGGTGGGCACGGAGATCGGGGTCAGGGTTCCGCTTGACGACGACGCGGTGATCGCCGGGCGCATCGACAGGCTGGAGGAACACCCGGAGGGCGGCTACGTCATCGTCGACGTCAAGACCGGGGCGACCGTGCCCTCGGCGGCGGAGGTCGAGAAGAATCCGCAGTTGGCGACGTACCAGCTGGCGTTGGCGGAGGGCGGCGTCGACGGGTCGGGGCCGATGGAGTCGTCGGGCGGCAAGTTGGTGTACCCGCGCAAACCCGTCGCCGACGGCCCGTCGGTGCGGGTGCAGTCGGGTCTGACGTCGGACCAGTTGAAGCAGTGGCGGGCCACGGTGCTCGACGTCGCCGCCGCCCTGCGGGGACCGGGGTCGTTGGCCACGCCCGGCCGCCATTGCGATCACTGCGGGGTGCGCCTGGCGTGCCCGGCGAAGGAGGGGAGCCGATGA
- a CDS encoding potassium channel family protein, translating into MRDRIRDRLGSDIELDDLPDHALLGVIRMPQAARRDPWRLIARRLGYALAMMLIATFVVYLDKDGYTEPLTFVDALYYSAVSLSTTGYGDITPVTERARIMNILIITPLRVVFLALLVGTTLTVLTEESRRALQIQRWRKQMRNHTVVIGYGTKGRSAIAALLADGVDPSQIVVVDKDQQALDQASVRGLVTVHGSATKADVLKLAGVPRARSVVVAPNKDDTAVLVTLSVREIAPGATIVASVRESENRHLLTQSGADQVVISSETAGRMLGLATVTPSVVEMMEDLLSPDEGFSVAERLVTEEEIGANPRHLADIVLGVVRSGELYRIDSPECESVEPGDRLLYVRRVLKEDSDPDVVK; encoded by the coding sequence ATGCGCGACAGGATCCGCGATCGGTTGGGCTCCGACATCGAATTGGACGACCTGCCGGATCATGCCCTGCTGGGCGTCATCCGCATGCCGCAGGCGGCGCGGCGGGACCCGTGGCGGCTCATCGCCCGGCGCCTGGGCTACGCGTTGGCGATGATGCTCATCGCGACGTTCGTCGTGTACCTCGACAAGGACGGCTACACCGAGCCCCTGACCTTCGTCGACGCCCTGTACTACTCGGCGGTGTCCCTGTCGACGACGGGGTACGGCGACATCACGCCCGTGACGGAACGCGCCCGCATCATGAACATCTTGATCATCACGCCGCTGCGCGTGGTGTTCCTGGCCCTCTTGGTCGGCACGACCCTGACGGTGCTGACGGAGGAATCCCGCCGGGCACTGCAGATCCAGCGTTGGAGGAAGCAAATGCGCAACCACACCGTCGTCATCGGTTACGGCACGAAGGGCCGTTCCGCCATTGCGGCGCTGCTCGCCGACGGCGTCGACCCGTCGCAGATCGTCGTGGTGGACAAGGACCAGCAGGCCCTCGACCAGGCCAGCGTGCGCGGGCTGGTGACCGTCCACGGGTCGGCGACGAAGGCCGACGTGCTCAAACTCGCCGGCGTGCCCCGCGCCCGGTCGGTCGTCGTGGCCCCGAACAAGGACGACACGGCGGTGCTGGTGACCCTGTCGGTGCGGGAGATCGCCCCCGGCGCGACCATCGTGGCGTCGGTGCGCGAGTCGGAGAACCGCCACCTGCTCACCCAGTCCGGCGCCGACCAGGTGGTCATTTCCTCCGAAACCGCCGGCCGCATGCTCGGCCTGGCCACGGTGACGCCGTCGGTCGTGGAGATGATGGAGGACCTGCTCAGCCCCGACGAGGGCTTCTCGGTCGCCGAGCGTCTGGTCACCGAGGAGGAGATCGGCGCCAACCCGCGTCACCTCGCGGACATCGTCCTGGGCGTCGTGCGCTCCGGCGAGCTGTACCGCATCGATTCGCCGGAATGCGAGTCCGTCGAGCCGGGCGACCGGCTGCTGTACGTCCGCCGCGTGCTCAAGGAGGATTCCGATCCGGATGTCGTCAAGTAA
- a CDS encoding ATP-dependent DNA helicase UvrD2 has translation MSSSNLAAGGAISLDPDQLEAATAPLGPVCILAGAGTGKTRTITHRIDHLIRSGFVQPQKILAVTFTARAAGEMRDRLTAMGSTGVQARTFHSAALRQLRYFWPQVAGDLPWRLLDNKFSVVARAVRATGLDSGKETIRDVMGEIEWAKASLVTPEGYAEAVDKHGRVAPVPAEKLAAAYRAYEDMKTSPDGMLLDFDDLLLHTAGAMENSLAVAEEFRAQYRSFVVDEYQDVTPLQQRVLDAWLGERDDLTVVGDANQTIYSFTGATPEYLMGFSRRFPDATVVRLQRDYRSTPQVVRLANEVIGMAKGRLAGSRLQLIGQRPDGPEPGYTEFDDEPQEARVVARQIRRLLDSGVPASEIAVLYRVNAQSAVFEQALSEAGIPYQVRGGEGFYQRPEIKQAVTELIRVARRPDVATAGDGSAGDTGAPLVGRKLSELVRATLVPLGLTREEPEGAQARERWQSLGALADLCEELVHTDPELRIEGLLGQLRTRQQAKQPPTVQGVTLASLHAAKGLEWDAVFLVGLTDGNIPIQHALKKGDDSQDVEEERRLLYVGVTRAREHLELSWSLSRQEGGRRTRRRSRFLEGLDVPGLVAAAPAQPAKKKAVTCRTCGGRLATNAERIIGRCSSCPSDVDPQLVETIRAWRAETAREMSVPAYVVFSDATLAAIAEARPSEPSELLAVPGIGPVKVEKFGAELLALIASS, from the coding sequence ATGTCGTCAAGTAACCTCGCCGCCGGCGGGGCCATCTCCCTCGACCCGGACCAGCTCGAGGCGGCCACCGCGCCGTTGGGGCCGGTGTGCATTCTCGCGGGCGCCGGCACCGGCAAGACCCGCACCATCACCCACCGCATCGACCATCTGATCCGGTCGGGGTTCGTGCAGCCGCAGAAGATCCTCGCCGTGACGTTCACGGCCCGCGCGGCCGGCGAGATGCGCGACCGGCTCACCGCGATGGGGTCGACGGGCGTGCAGGCCCGCACGTTCCACTCGGCGGCGCTGCGCCAGCTGCGGTACTTCTGGCCGCAGGTCGCCGGTGATCTGCCGTGGCGGCTGCTGGACAACAAGTTTTCCGTCGTCGCCCGCGCCGTCCGCGCCACCGGACTGGACTCCGGCAAGGAGACCATCCGCGACGTCATGGGGGAGATCGAGTGGGCGAAAGCCTCGTTGGTGACTCCCGAGGGCTACGCGGAAGCCGTCGACAAGCATGGACGCGTCGCACCGGTCCCGGCCGAGAAGCTGGCGGCCGCCTACCGCGCGTACGAGGACATGAAGACCTCGCCCGACGGGATGCTGCTGGATTTCGACGACCTGCTGCTGCACACCGCCGGGGCGATGGAGAATTCGCTCGCCGTGGCGGAGGAATTCCGCGCGCAATACCGTAGCTTCGTCGTCGACGAGTACCAGGACGTCACCCCGCTGCAGCAGCGGGTGCTCGACGCGTGGCTCGGCGAACGCGACGACCTCACCGTCGTCGGCGACGCGAACCAGACCATCTACTCCTTCACCGGCGCGACCCCCGAGTACCTGATGGGCTTTTCGCGGCGCTTCCCCGACGCGACGGTAGTGCGGCTGCAACGCGACTACCGGTCGACGCCGCAGGTGGTGCGTTTGGCCAACGAGGTCATCGGCATGGCGAAGGGGCGTCTGGCAGGGTCGCGCCTGCAGCTGATCGGCCAGCGTCCCGACGGCCCGGAGCCGGGGTACACCGAGTTCGACGACGAGCCCCAGGAGGCGCGCGTCGTCGCCCGGCAGATCCGGCGGTTGCTGGACTCGGGCGTGCCGGCGTCGGAGATCGCGGTGCTCTACCGCGTCAACGCCCAGTCGGCGGTGTTCGAGCAGGCGTTGAGCGAAGCCGGGATCCCGTACCAGGTGCGCGGCGGCGAGGGCTTCTACCAGCGCCCGGAGATCAAGCAGGCCGTCACCGAGTTGATCCGGGTGGCGCGGCGGCCGGACGTGGCCACCGCCGGCGACGGTTCGGCGGGGGACACCGGAGCGCCGCTGGTGGGCAGGAAATTGTCGGAGCTGGTGCGGGCCACCCTCGTGCCGCTGGGCCTGACCCGGGAGGAACCGGAGGGCGCCCAGGCCCGCGAACGGTGGCAGTCGTTGGGTGCCTTGGCGGACCTGTGCGAGGAACTCGTCCACACCGACCCGGAGTTGCGCATCGAGGGACTGCTGGGGCAGTTGCGCACCCGTCAGCAGGCGAAGCAGCCGCCGACGGTGCAGGGCGTGACGCTGGCCAGCCTCCACGCCGCGAAGGGCCTGGAGTGGGACGCGGTGTTCCTCGTCGGCCTGACCGACGGCAACATCCCCATCCAGCATGCGTTGAAGAAGGGCGACGATTCCCAGGACGTCGAGGAGGAGCGCCGTCTGCTCTACGTCGGCGTCACGCGCGCCCGCGAGCATCTCGAGTTGTCGTGGTCGTTGTCGCGGCAGGAGGGCGGCCGCCGCACCCGCCGCCGCAGTCGTTTCCTGGAGGGGCTCGACGTTCCGGGCCTGGTCGCGGCGGCCCCCGCCCAGCCGGCGAAGAAGAAGGCCGTCACGTGCCGCACCTGCGGCGGGCGTCTGGCCACGAACGCCGAGCGGATCATCGGCCGGTGTTCGTCGTGCCCGTCGGACGTCGACCCGCAGCTGGTGGAGACCATCCGGGCATGGCGGGCCGAGACCGCCCGCGAGATGTCCGTCCCCGCCTACGTGGTGTTTTCCGATGCGACGTTGGCGGCCATCGCCGAGGCGCGTCCGTCGGAGCCGTCGGAGTTGTTGGCGGTGCCGGGGATCGGTCCCGTGAAGGTCGAGAAGTTCGGGGCCGAGTTGCTGGCGTTGATCGCGTCGTCGTAA
- a CDS encoding NAD(P)H-binding protein, with protein sequence MRIHVIGAHGKVALRALPLLAGAGHEVIGVIRNPGHADEVEATGAVPHVVDIERLDADGWAALLAGTDLVVWSAGAGGGDPARTKAVDEVAAIASMDACPRDAGYVMVSYWGARRDHGVPADNPFVHYADAKAAADEHLRESGLRYVILKPGALTEEPAGNVYVGDDSEVPEGVERTTSRATVAAMIAHVVGRFDELGGRREIAFLDGDVPLGEAVSARS encoded by the coding sequence ATGCGAATCCACGTCATCGGAGCACACGGAAAAGTCGCGCTGCGGGCGCTGCCGCTGTTGGCGGGCGCGGGGCATGAGGTCATCGGGGTGATCCGCAACCCGGGGCACGCCGACGAGGTGGAGGCCACGGGCGCGGTGCCGCACGTCGTCGACATCGAGCGGCTCGATGCGGACGGGTGGGCGGCCCTGTTGGCGGGGACGGATCTGGTCGTGTGGTCGGCGGGCGCCGGCGGCGGGGATCCGGCGCGGACGAAGGCGGTCGACGAGGTCGCGGCGATCGCGTCGATGGACGCCTGCCCGCGCGACGCCGGGTACGTGATGGTGTCGTACTGGGGCGCGCGGCGTGACCACGGCGTGCCGGCGGACAATCCGTTCGTGCATTACGCGGATGCGAAGGCCGCGGCGGACGAGCATCTGCGCGAGTCGGGGTTGCGGTACGTGATCCTGAAGCCGGGTGCGTTGACGGAGGAGCCGGCCGGCAACGTGTACGTCGGCGATGATTCCGAGGTGCCCGAGGGCGTCGAGCGCACCACGTCGCGTGCGACGGTTGCGGCGATGATCGCGCATGTGGTCGGGCGGTTCGACGAGCTCGGCGGTCGGCGCGAGATCGCGTTCCTCGACGGCGATGTGCCGCTCGGTGAGGCCGTTTCCGCCCGGTCGTAG